From a region of the Odoribacter splanchnicus DSM 20712 genome:
- a CDS encoding TonB-dependent receptor: MKCFYILIYFMVGNILFSNGQTISGIVKDSSDDTPVAGVNIVMPFLKKGTGTNARGEFFFKNVPAGEYELHFSFVGMKDVIRKVKVEANKDLKLEVYMQMDMKSLDQVVVAAKGERKEIHDVKRQGTPVAVIDGKQLAGRGTTITEVLNHQTGVKLRQTGGVGNQTKVNIRGLEGNRVQIYMDGYALNTPDGSFSINDIPLQFIDRVEIYKGIVPPEFGGDGLGSAVNVVTIDAEHGYYDLSYSYQSYGVHNPTACISHYFDKANMAFTLFAGGTFARNDYTITSPYVNDLKIKRDHDRLKMGEFGATLKFPDHYFDKAELEFVGYYSYKETQGIQTNIRHARTKIWTAGVNPKLEKKHFLFGKLDLKFNGMVTYTHTALIDTSSFLYDFYGGRVPNTYGGEVGYVPNLSDDGMMDYRYNLNLQYHLIPDRMLVNMNNDFRYVSNETRDTVADRFLKKDYSGLKSNISGMISSVALQNKWFQGRLTSVLTGRHYYYRLGGKTVNLAYPGDAVPAETHKSDQYWGYSLALKYDLSSHWLMKFALEHNFRLPRYEEALGDRVTTLTSTELKAEQANNYNLGIMFDRYYNANSRLQFESNGYIMQVKNMMYLTSVVGYSKYQNLGEALLYGVDGEIKWDIDRNWFVSFNATWQKSLDYSKYIAGTNTESETYKMQLPHIPILFFNWMLDYRKDNPFGGKGQYARAYYEGGYTDKYYYGYELSRHQDYKIPSACLHTVGLEYGIMNRKVLFGVECHNLFDTDEMTNFNYPLAGRTIMAKIRFTTLKW, encoded by the coding sequence ATGAAGTGTTTTTATATTTTGATCTATTTTATGGTTGGCAATATTCTTTTCTCTAACGGGCAGACGATTTCCGGGATCGTGAAGGATTCTTCTGATGACACGCCTGTTGCGGGAGTAAATATCGTAATGCCTTTTCTAAAGAAGGGGACGGGGACAAATGCACGGGGCGAATTCTTTTTTAAAAATGTTCCTGCCGGGGAATACGAACTTCATTTTTCGTTTGTGGGTATGAAAGATGTCATCAGGAAAGTGAAGGTTGAGGCAAACAAAGACCTGAAGCTGGAGGTTTATATGCAGATGGATATGAAATCCCTTGACCAGGTGGTCGTTGCAGCTAAAGGGGAGAGGAAAGAGATCCATGACGTGAAACGCCAGGGAACCCCGGTTGCCGTTATTGATGGGAAACAATTGGCAGGACGCGGGACTACGATCACGGAGGTGTTGAATCATCAGACAGGGGTAAAACTACGGCAAACAGGTGGTGTCGGTAACCAAACAAAAGTTAATATCCGGGGATTGGAAGGAAACCGGGTTCAGATCTATATGGACGGCTATGCCCTGAATACCCCGGATGGTAGTTTTTCCATTAATGATATTCCTTTGCAATTCATCGACCGTGTCGAGATATACAAGGGGATTGTTCCGCCTGAATTCGGGGGAGATGGGTTAGGAAGTGCGGTTAATGTGGTGACGATAGATGCCGAACACGGGTATTATGATTTGTCGTATAGCTACCAGTCTTACGGCGTGCATAATCCTACGGCTTGTATTTCTCATTATTTTGATAAAGCAAATATGGCTTTTACTCTTTTCGCGGGAGGGACCTTTGCCAGAAATGATTACACGATCACTTCTCCTTATGTCAATGATTTGAAAATCAAACGGGATCATGACCGGTTGAAAATGGGAGAATTCGGGGCGACGCTTAAGTTTCCGGATCATTACTTCGACAAGGCCGAATTGGAATTTGTCGGGTATTACAGTTATAAAGAAACCCAGGGTATACAAACGAATATCCGTCATGCCCGGACAAAAATCTGGACGGCCGGTGTAAACCCCAAGCTGGAGAAAAAACATTTTTTGTTCGGGAAGCTGGATTTGAAATTCAATGGGATGGTTACTTATACGCATACTGCTTTGATCGACACCTCGTCTTTCCTTTATGATTTTTATGGTGGCCGTGTTCCCAACACATATGGCGGAGAAGTGGGATATGTCCCGAATTTGTCGGATGACGGGATGATGGATTATCGTTATAACCTGAACTTGCAATATCATTTGATCCCGGACAGAATGCTGGTCAATATGAATAATGATTTCCGTTACGTGAGCAATGAAACCCGGGACACCGTTGCCGACCGGTTTCTGAAAAAGGATTATAGCGGTTTGAAATCGAATATATCGGGAATGATCAGTTCCGTCGCTTTACAGAACAAGTGGTTTCAAGGACGTTTGACATCGGTGCTGACGGGACGGCATTATTATTATCGTTTAGGAGGAAAAACAGTGAACCTGGCTTATCCGGGAGATGCCGTTCCGGCAGAGACGCATAAATCCGATCAGTATTGGGGGTATAGTCTTGCTTTGAAATACGATTTATCTTCTCATTGGCTGATGAAATTTGCTTTGGAACATAATTTCCGCCTTCCCCGTTACGAGGAGGCTTTGGGGGATCGTGTAACGACGCTGACAAGTACGGAGCTGAAAGCCGAACAAGCTAATAATTATAATCTGGGTATCATGTTCGACCGTTACTATAATGCAAATTCCCGTTTACAATTCGAGTCGAACGGGTATATCATGCAAGTGAAGAACATGATGTATCTGACCTCTGTTGTGGGGTATTCCAAATACCAGAATCTGGGCGAGGCTCTGTTGTACGGAGTGGACGGTGAAATCAAATGGGATATTGACCGTAACTGGTTTGTATCATTTAATGCTACCTGGCAGAAATCTTTGGATTATTCGAAATATATAGCGGGAACAAACACCGAGAGTGAGACCTATAAAATGCAATTGCCTCATATCCCGATTCTCTTTTTCAACTGGATGCTGGATTACCGGAAGGATAATCCCTTTGGTGGTAAAGGGCAGTATGCCAGGGCGTATTACGAGGGTGGTTACACGGATAAATATTATTATGGATATGAGCTTAGCCGCCATCAGGATTATAAGATACCTTCTGCTTGCCTGCACACGGTGGGGCTGGAGTACGGAATCATGAACCGGAAAGTTTTGTTTGGCGTGGAATGCCATAATCTGTTTGATACGGATGAGATGACTAATTTCAATTACCCGCTGGCGGGCCGGACGATCATGGCTAAAATTCGGTTTACAACCTTAAAATGGTAA
- a CDS encoding helix-turn-helix domain-containing protein, translated as MGSDTVCYIKSDLKNKFSYFKFEKDTVFQRNKADKNNNLVFILHGEMEVIYGDLYPRLISDGNMILLTPLSRCVCKAVSTVELIILGFGTLNHSCDKYIFQNLTPFFSLIKYEFRELEIRESLDRFLQLMQNYEQNQVPMADLASRKIQELFIILHAYYTSDELAMLFYPLLGKNMEFKKLVVDYYLHVKSAGEFAELCGYSQGVFQKKFKDVFGETVYQWMQRQKAEYIKHRLMTSEVNLKELADELNFASSVHLNKFCKIWFGMTPSEVRQTFILKKNLH; from the coding sequence ATGGGAAGTGATACTGTTTGTTATATCAAATCTGATCTGAAGAATAAATTCTCTTATTTTAAGTTTGAAAAAGATACTGTTTTTCAAAGAAATAAGGCAGATAAAAATAATAATCTGGTTTTTATTCTTCATGGAGAAATGGAAGTGATCTATGGAGATTTGTATCCCAGGCTTATTTCCGATGGAAACATGATCTTGCTGACTCCCCTTTCCCGATGTGTATGTAAAGCCGTATCGACGGTCGAACTCATTATTTTGGGGTTCGGCACTTTGAATCATAGTTGTGATAAATATATCTTTCAAAATCTGACTCCTTTTTTCTCTTTGATAAAATATGAATTCCGGGAATTGGAGATTCGTGAATCACTCGACCGTTTTCTGCAATTAATGCAGAATTATGAACAAAATCAGGTTCCTATGGCTGATTTGGCTTCAAGAAAAATTCAGGAATTGTTTATTATTTTGCATGCTTACTATACTTCGGATGAATTGGCTATGCTTTTTTATCCTCTATTGGGGAAAAATATGGAGTTCAAAAAACTGGTCGTCGACTATTATCTACATGTAAAGAGTGCCGGTGAATTTGCAGAACTATGTGGATATAGCCAGGGAGTGTTTCAAAAGAAATTTAAAGATGTTTTCGGCGAGACGGTTTATCAGTGGATGCAGCGACAGAAAGCCGAATATATTAAACACCGTCTGATGACCAGTGAGGTAAACCTAAAGGAATTGGCTGACGAACTTAACTTTGCCTCATCCGTACATTTGAATAAGTTTTGTAAAATTTGGTTCGGAATGACTCCTTCTGAAGTGAGACAAACCTTTATTCTGAAAAAAAATCTGCATTGA
- a CDS encoding AraC family transcriptional regulator, translating into MSNDRVYCCNKEATCNNYERSELVFFEQVKFEKGFVWEKWKTSGICWIFLLSGEAGVSIEDEVVFVEAGEMFLLPALKGKLKAFTPLEFLYFISDRPTEYCLKTVSELGCLEGRGELLEILPLNQLLKGFVEMLTVYLEDGVDCRYLFEEKQEELFVLMKSCYSKEQLSYFFYTLSLHKEGDLKKLIEDNCLHVKSVAELAQICGYSVSSFKRAFKEIFDEPIYQWILGKKADRLKERLSGEEVNLKEIIYEFGFSSPAHFTKFCKKWLGMTPTKFIEEQKMTGEHIDL; encoded by the coding sequence ATGAGTAACGATCGTGTTTACTGTTGTAATAAAGAGGCAACCTGTAATAATTATGAACGGAGTGAGTTGGTCTTTTTTGAACAGGTGAAATTTGAGAAAGGTTTTGTATGGGAAAAATGGAAAACTTCGGGCATTTGCTGGATATTTTTATTAAGTGGTGAAGCTGGTGTGTCTATTGAAGACGAGGTGGTATTCGTTGAAGCCGGAGAGATGTTTTTGTTGCCTGCTTTGAAAGGTAAATTGAAAGCTTTTACTCCACTTGAATTTTTGTACTTTATTTCTGACCGTCCCACTGAATATTGCTTGAAAACAGTTTCGGAGCTTGGATGTTTGGAGGGGAGAGGGGAATTATTGGAAATCTTACCTTTAAACCAGCTGCTGAAAGGATTTGTGGAAATGTTGACCGTGTACCTGGAAGATGGGGTGGATTGCAGGTATTTGTTCGAAGAAAAACAGGAAGAACTATTTGTTTTGATGAAGTCTTGTTACTCTAAAGAACAATTGTCTTATTTTTTTTATACCCTTTCTTTGCACAAAGAGGGAGATTTGAAAAAATTGATCGAAGATAATTGTTTACATGTGAAGTCTGTGGCAGAATTGGCTCAGATCTGTGGTTATTCGGTCAGTAGTTTCAAACGGGCATTCAAAGAAATCTTCGATGAACCGATATACCAATGGATATTGGGCAAAAAGGCCGATCGGCTTAAAGAACGTTTGAGTGGAGAGGAGGTAAACCTCAAAGAGATTATTTATGAATTTGGTTTTTCTTCACCGGCTCACTTTACAAAATTCTGTAAAAAATGGTTGGGAATGACCCCGACAAAATTTATAGAAGAACAAAAAATGACGGGAGAACACATTGATCTATAA